One stretch of Lonchura striata isolate bLonStr1 unplaced genomic scaffold, bLonStr1.mat Scaffold_495, whole genome shotgun sequence DNA includes these proteins:
- the LOC144245848 gene encoding ERI1 exoribonuclease 2-like isoform X1 has product MATKRLARRLGLARSSARARSGARAAAGQRFAFLIVLDFEATCWGDRGRRGPEIIEFPAVLLNTSTGAIESEFHMYVQPQEHPVLSEFCTELTGITQNQVDQGVPLNICLSQFLKWIQKIQKEKKITFSTDSQSNSTSEAKACAFVTWTDWDLGVCLHYECKRKQLCKPDILNAWIDLKATYRAFYNRKPKGLNGALQDLGIAFEGREHSGLDDSRNTARLAWRLICDGCVLKVTKSLDKAHQKSNLISRTLTVNVTDKTPLGSKSRPETSRDGTCETKSLAENKHKSIAGNKINSNVQTGEQQITCTDPSADVHVVPSSSSRTEFHAQFQSSSAASPDRFPIPQGLAQPGPSPALTGIQQGLSIGQPLRTARLSLPAQGSGLVLVSTTIPSVTLSSGDISTTSECLSLLTDWEDVALIPESQYEQNSDSVQLKDDSSTDNLTVSEEETISKQLAMTSSDNQSSEESVAPMEPLRSVVYKSPDTTIYNIGTVQRETSKCSAFKLPSAKGNAVSAQSALIGNYSTPLEAPKRKPTSPKTCPPAKKQSFHIYQEKTSSFDHSLPLRSSNLPRVFPAVLNSAVNLNESVRVVRNGKSTPPLCNCGQRAKKLSVSNAGPNHGRAFFCCPVGKQGGNKKSCGYFKWEYALLKEKSSGLTFNADALTSLRTVPRNSENSSNRKYLCLRPSMRT; this is encoded by the exons ATGGCCACCAAGCGCCTGGCCAG GCGGCTGGGGCTGGCGCGGAGCAGCGCacgggcgcggagcggggcgcgggcggccgcggggcagcgctTCGCCTTCCTGATCGTCCTGGACTTCGAGGCCACGTGCTGGGGGGAccgcgggcggcgcgggcccGAGATCA TTGAATTTCCAGCAGTCCTGTTAAACACCTCAACAGGAGCAATTGAATCTGAATTCCACATGTATGTTCAGCCCCAGGAGCATCCAGTTCTCTCTGAATTCTGTACAGAACTAACTGGCATAACACAG AATCAAGTTGACCAAGGGGTGCCTCTCAACATTTGCTTATCACAGTTTCTGAAATGGATTCAAAAgatacaaaaggaaaagaaaattacattcaGTACAGATAGTCAGAGTAATTCTACTTCAGAAGCAAAAGCGTGTGCCTTTGTTACATGGACAg ACTGGGACCTGGGTGTGTGTTTGCACTACGAGTGTAAAAGGAAGCAGCTGTGCAAACCGGACATTCTGAATGCCTGGATTGATCTCAAAGCAACGTACAGG gCCTTCTATAACAGAAAGCCTAAAGGGCTAAATGGAGCtttgcaggatttggggatagCTTTTGAAGGACGGGAACATTCTG GGTTGGATGATTCCCGGAATACTGCTCGTCTTGCTTGGAGGCTGATTTGTGATGGATGTGTGCTGAAAGTTACTAAATCTTTGGATAAG GCACATCAGAAGAGTAATTTAATTTCCAGAACACTGACTGTAAATGTCACTGACAAGACTCCACTGGGAAGTAAGAGCAGACCTGAAACATCTAGAGATGGAACTTGTGAAACAAAATCTCTGGCTGAGAACAAACACAAGAGTATTGCTGGAAACAAGATAAATTCCAATGTACAGACTGGGGAACAGCAGATCACTTGCACTGATCCCTCTGCAGATGTCCATGTTGtacccagcagcagctcaaggaCTGAATTCCATGCTCAATTCCAAAGCTCTTCAGCAGCATCTCCTGACAGATTTCCCATTCCTCAGGGTCTGGCACAGCCAGGTCCCAGTCCTGCATTGACAGGCATCCAGCAGGGACTGAGCATTGGGCAGCCTCTGAGAACAGCCAGGCTCAgcctcccagcacagggatCAGGGCTGGTGCTGGTCTCCACCACCATCCCCTCAGTTACTCTCTCCAGTGGGGACATCAGCACCACTTCTGAGTGCTTGTCTCTGCTGACAGACTGGGAAGATGTTGCTTTGATACCAGAATCTCAATATGAACAAAATTCAGACTCTGTTCAGCTCAAGGATGACTCAAGTACAGATAATCTAACAGTGTCTGAAGAAGAAACTATTTCAAAACAGTTGGCTATGACAAGTTCAGATAATCAGAGTTCGGAGGAAAGCGTAGCACCCATGGAACCTCTGAGGTCTGTTGTTTACAAAAGTCCTGATACTACAATCTATAATATAGGGACAGTACAAAGAGAGACTTCAAAATGTTCAGCTTTTAAGTTACCATCTGCAAAAGGAAATGCTGTTTCAGCACAATCAGCATTAATTGGAAATTACTCTACTCCTTTAGAGGCTCCTAAAAGAAAGCCAACTAGTCCAAAAACATGCCCACCAGCAAAAAAGCAGTCTTTTCATATATATCAAGAGAAAACTTCCTCTTTTGATCACTCCTTACCTTTGAGAAGTTCAAATTTGCCCAGAGTATTTCCTGCAGTTCTGAACTCCGCAGTCAATTTGAATGAGTCTGTAAGAGTTGTGAGGAATGGAAAATCAACTCCCCCTCTGTGTAACTGTGGCCAAAGAGCCAAAAAACTCTCTGTGTCAAATGCTGGCCCAAATCATGGCAGGGCATTTTTTTGTTGTCCTGTTGGCAAGCAAGGAGGTAATAAGAAAAGTTGTGGATACTTCAAGTGGGAATATGCGCTTCTGAAAGAGAAATCTAGTGGTCTCACCTTTAATGCAGATGCTTTGACCTCTCTTAGAACTGTTCCTCGTAATTCAGAAAATTCTTCCAACAGAAAGTATTTGTGTCTTAGACCCTCCATGAGAACTTGA
- the LOC144245848 gene encoding ERI1 exoribonuclease 2-like isoform X2 — MYVQPQEHPVLSEFCTELTGITQNQVDQGVPLNICLSQFLKWIQKIQKEKKITFSTDSQSNSTSEAKACAFVTWTDWDLGVCLHYECKRKQLCKPDILNAWIDLKATYRAFYNRKPKGLNGALQDLGIAFEGREHSGLDDSRNTARLAWRLICDGCVLKVTKSLDKAHQKSNLISRTLTVNVTDKTPLGSKSRPETSRDGTCETKSLAENKHKSIAGNKINSNVQTGEQQITCTDPSADVHVVPSSSSRTEFHAQFQSSSAASPDRFPIPQGLAQPGPSPALTGIQQGLSIGQPLRTARLSLPAQGSGLVLVSTTIPSVTLSSGDISTTSECLSLLTDWEDVALIPESQYEQNSDSVQLKDDSSTDNLTVSEEETISKQLAMTSSDNQSSEESVAPMEPLRSVVYKSPDTTIYNIGTVQRETSKCSAFKLPSAKGNAVSAQSALIGNYSTPLEAPKRKPTSPKTCPPAKKQSFHIYQEKTSSFDHSLPLRSSNLPRVFPAVLNSAVNLNESVRVVRNGKSTPPLCNCGQRAKKLSVSNAGPNHGRAFFCCPVGKQGGNKKSCGYFKWEYALLKEKSSGLTFNADALTSLRTVPRNSENSSNRKYLCLRPSMRT; from the exons ATGTATGTTCAGCCCCAGGAGCATCCAGTTCTCTCTGAATTCTGTACAGAACTAACTGGCATAACACAG AATCAAGTTGACCAAGGGGTGCCTCTCAACATTTGCTTATCACAGTTTCTGAAATGGATTCAAAAgatacaaaaggaaaagaaaattacattcaGTACAGATAGTCAGAGTAATTCTACTTCAGAAGCAAAAGCGTGTGCCTTTGTTACATGGACAg ACTGGGACCTGGGTGTGTGTTTGCACTACGAGTGTAAAAGGAAGCAGCTGTGCAAACCGGACATTCTGAATGCCTGGATTGATCTCAAAGCAACGTACAGG gCCTTCTATAACAGAAAGCCTAAAGGGCTAAATGGAGCtttgcaggatttggggatagCTTTTGAAGGACGGGAACATTCTG GGTTGGATGATTCCCGGAATACTGCTCGTCTTGCTTGGAGGCTGATTTGTGATGGATGTGTGCTGAAAGTTACTAAATCTTTGGATAAG GCACATCAGAAGAGTAATTTAATTTCCAGAACACTGACTGTAAATGTCACTGACAAGACTCCACTGGGAAGTAAGAGCAGACCTGAAACATCTAGAGATGGAACTTGTGAAACAAAATCTCTGGCTGAGAACAAACACAAGAGTATTGCTGGAAACAAGATAAATTCCAATGTACAGACTGGGGAACAGCAGATCACTTGCACTGATCCCTCTGCAGATGTCCATGTTGtacccagcagcagctcaaggaCTGAATTCCATGCTCAATTCCAAAGCTCTTCAGCAGCATCTCCTGACAGATTTCCCATTCCTCAGGGTCTGGCACAGCCAGGTCCCAGTCCTGCATTGACAGGCATCCAGCAGGGACTGAGCATTGGGCAGCCTCTGAGAACAGCCAGGCTCAgcctcccagcacagggatCAGGGCTGGTGCTGGTCTCCACCACCATCCCCTCAGTTACTCTCTCCAGTGGGGACATCAGCACCACTTCTGAGTGCTTGTCTCTGCTGACAGACTGGGAAGATGTTGCTTTGATACCAGAATCTCAATATGAACAAAATTCAGACTCTGTTCAGCTCAAGGATGACTCAAGTACAGATAATCTAACAGTGTCTGAAGAAGAAACTATTTCAAAACAGTTGGCTATGACAAGTTCAGATAATCAGAGTTCGGAGGAAAGCGTAGCACCCATGGAACCTCTGAGGTCTGTTGTTTACAAAAGTCCTGATACTACAATCTATAATATAGGGACAGTACAAAGAGAGACTTCAAAATGTTCAGCTTTTAAGTTACCATCTGCAAAAGGAAATGCTGTTTCAGCACAATCAGCATTAATTGGAAATTACTCTACTCCTTTAGAGGCTCCTAAAAGAAAGCCAACTAGTCCAAAAACATGCCCACCAGCAAAAAAGCAGTCTTTTCATATATATCAAGAGAAAACTTCCTCTTTTGATCACTCCTTACCTTTGAGAAGTTCAAATTTGCCCAGAGTATTTCCTGCAGTTCTGAACTCCGCAGTCAATTTGAATGAGTCTGTAAGAGTTGTGAGGAATGGAAAATCAACTCCCCCTCTGTGTAACTGTGGCCAAAGAGCCAAAAAACTCTCTGTGTCAAATGCTGGCCCAAATCATGGCAGGGCATTTTTTTGTTGTCCTGTTGGCAAGCAAGGAGGTAATAAGAAAAGTTGTGGATACTTCAAGTGGGAATATGCGCTTCTGAAAGAGAAATCTAGTGGTCTCACCTTTAATGCAGATGCTTTGACCTCTCTTAGAACTGTTCCTCGTAATTCAGAAAATTCTTCCAACAGAAAGTATTTGTGTCTTAGACCCTCCATGAGAACTTGA